A portion of the Lampris incognitus isolate fLamInc1 chromosome 9, fLamInc1.hap2, whole genome shotgun sequence genome contains these proteins:
- the LOC130118052 gene encoding chemerin-like receptor 1, with amino-acid sequence MGTGVTTAMNWQNFTSKALPDNTTSNRMDWGTDLYGSMEPTRASASKPLAISLVFFKIIPLVSYCVIFVVGTIGNGLVIYVTGVRMKRTVNSVWFLNLALADFLFTAFLIFQIIYVSKNYHWPFGDAMCKLGVLVGALNMFASVFLLTAISVDRCLATWVVVWAQNKRTPCRAQVACVVIWLAALGCSLPYSISRKAVPYGGGVSCSLSSSAPKVKLAVFRLVFGCLVPFLVIAISYAAIGVRVRRLQRSRKLRSLRIIIAIILAFFFCWFPFHAFQLLEIKISENPSLQSIAIIGIQLSACLGFLNSCLNPILYVFMCDEFHKKLKQSVCHVLESALAEDQLSFVSSRSLSLNLSSRFSRKAAPMERKNTASSTMTDNAASAEEEHALSYCQAEAP; translated from the exons ATGGggacag gggtcactaCAGCGATgaattggcaaaattttacgtcgaagGCCCTTCCTGACAACACAACCTCTAACCGTATGGactggggcacag ACTTATATGGCAGCATGGAGCCCACCAGAGCATCAGCCAGCAAGCCCCTGGCTATTAGTCTCGTCTTCTTTAAGATCATTCCACTGGTATCCTACTGCGTGATATTCGTGGTTGGAACTATAGGCAATGGACTAGTCATCTACGTGACCGGCGTGCGGATGAAGAGAACAGTCAACTCGGTTTGGTTTCTCAACTTGGCCCTGGCCGACTTCCTCTTTACAGCCTTTTTGATTTTCCAGATCATTTATGTTTCCAAGAACTACCACTGGCCTTTTGGAGACGCCATGTGCAAGCTCGGCGTCTTAGTGGGCGCATTAAACATGTTTGCCAGCGTTTTCCTTCTGACGGCCATAAGCGTCGACCGCTGCCTGGCCACCTGGGTGGTGGTGTGGGCGCAGAACAAGCGGACCCCGTGCAGGGCTCAGGTGGCGTGTGTCGTCATCTGGCTGGCTGCTCTGGGCTGCAGCCTCCCCTACAGTATTTCCCGGAAAGCTGTTCCATATGGCGGAGGGGTCAGCTGTAGCCTTTCTAGTTCGGCGCCCAAGGTTAAGCTCGCCGTTTTCCGCTTAGTTTTCGGCTGCCTCGTCCCGTTCCTTGTCATCGCCATCTCTTACGCTGCCATAGGTGTGCGCGTCAGGCGCCTCCAGAGAAGCAGGAAACTTAGGTCCCTTCGGATCATAATAGCGATTATCCTCGCCTTCTTCTTCTGCTGGTTTCCGTTCCACGCGTTTCAGCTCCTGGAGATCAAGATCAGCGAGAACCCGTCCCTGCAGAGTATCGCGATCATCGGAATCCAGCTGTCCGCGTGCCTCGGCTTCCTCAACAGCTGCCTGAACCCCATCCTCTACGTCTTCATGTGCGACGAATTTCATAAGAAGCTCAAGCAGTCCGTATGTCACGTCCTGGAGAGCGCCTTGGCGGAGGACCAGCTGTCGTTTGTGTCTTCTCGCTCCTTGTCCTTGAATCTCTCATCGCGGTTTTCCCGCAAAGCCGCCCCTATGGAGAGAAAGAACACGGCCTCCTCCACCATGACCGACAACGCCGCTAGCGCGGAGGAGGAGCACGCACTGAGCTACTGCCAAGCGGAGGCACCGTGA